The Negativicoccus succinicivorans genome contains the following window.
TATCAGGCATTTAAAGAGAATTATGAAAAGATCAATGAATTAAATGTATTTCCCGTTCCGGATGGTGATACCGGTACCAATATGCTGAATACATTACGTTCGATGTACAGCATGATTGTCAATAATGACAGTGAATTTATCGGTGTCATTGCGGAAACGGCAGCCACCGGTGCTATTATGGGCGCACGCGGCAACTCCGGCGTCATTTTATCGCAAATTATCCAGGGCTTGGCGAAAGGTTTGCGCGGTAAAAAACAGGCATCTTCCCGGCAGATGGGCAAAGCATTCCAGTATGGGATTTTATACGCATACCGTTCGGTCGTAAAGCCGGTCGAGGGTACTATTTTGACGGTCGCACGCGGCATTGCGAGAGGAACGCGTGACGTAACTCGCACGGAGCGTGACTTCAGTAACGTTTTGCGCAAGGCGATTCAAAGCGGTCAAGAAGCATTGGCGCAGACACCTGAACAATTGCCGATTTTAAAAGAGGCCAATGTCGTGGACGCAGGTGGACAAGGCTTACTGCTGTTTTTAGAAGGCTGCTTGGCTGGATTGACAGGCGAAGTAAGCATTACTCAGGAACAGGTGCCGGCTGCCGTTAAAAAATTGCAAGTAAAAGGTGAAACGTTCTCGATTGATTATCCTTATTGTACGGAATTTATTCTCCAACCGGCTAAAATCAAAGGTGCGGAAGCGCGTAAAGTACTGGAGGCATGGGGCGAATCGATGGTTGTTGCCGAAGGTACCAACCTGTTAAAAGTTCATATTCACACCCAACGTCCGGGGCATGTACTGGATATGGCAGCCGATTGGGGCACGCTGCATGATATTAAAGTCGATAACATGATGGACCAATTTGAACGAAATAAAAATATCGCTCGCAGTAATGAGAAAAAAGCATTAGGCTTATTGGCTGTGGTATCCGGCGACGGTTGGGAAGAAATCATGAAAAATATGCATGCCGAAGTGTTAAGCGGTGGGCAAACCATGAACCCTTCCGTCCAGGAAATTATGCAGGCGCTGGACGCTCTTTACGCGGACAACTATATTATTTTGCCGAATAATAAAAATA
Protein-coding sequences here:
- a CDS encoding DAK2 domain-containing protein codes for the protein MYSEIDGTHYKQMLIGAYQAFKENYEKINELNVFPVPDGDTGTNMLNTLRSMYSMIVNNDSEFIGVIAETAATGAIMGARGNSGVILSQIIQGLAKGLRGKKQASSRQMGKAFQYGILYAYRSVVKPVEGTILTVARGIARGTRDVTRTERDFSNVLRKAIQSGQEALAQTPEQLPILKEANVVDAGGQGLLLFLEGCLAGLTGEVSITQEQVPAAVKKLQVKGETFSIDYPYCTEFILQPAKIKGAEARKVLEAWGESMVVAEGTNLLKVHIHTQRPGHVLDMAADWGTLHDIKVDNMMDQFERNKNIARSNEKKALGLLAVVSGDGWEEIMKNMHAEVLSGGQTMNPSVQEIMQALDALYADNYIILPNNKNIILAAKQAQKILGEKLQIVPTANPAEGAAVAMQYDPNNDVTSNVERMCEELEHIRAAGITQAVRDSSVDGVKIAKDDYMGIISGERVITATELSDVLADVLEKLVSMQPDAELITLYYGADLDEMQANELLAQAQAKHTNIDLELQYGGQSLYPFFISIE